A window of Phyllopteryx taeniolatus isolate TA_2022b chromosome 19, UOR_Ptae_1.2, whole genome shotgun sequence contains these coding sequences:
- the exoc6 gene encoding exocyst complex component 6 isoform X3, translating to MAENETMECITEHERILQEIESTDTACVGPTLRSIYDDQPNAHMRFMEKLDARIRNHDREIEKMCNFHHQGFVDAITELLKVRTDAEKLMGQVTDTNRRLQEAGREVTAQTGEVIRCRSQQRNMATTVEKLQLCIPVLQMYSKLKEQLESKRYYAALKTMEQLEKIYIPRVSQYRFCQIMAENLPRLREEIKEISMSDLKDFLESIRKHSDKVGETAMRQAQQHRTFNSAVAKQASVGHYTKPLYSLSWQTHARNILMTDDDDDADEEILTAQDLVDFSPVYRCLHIYAVLGDRETFENYYRKQRKKQARLVLQPQANMHETVEGYRRYFNQIVGFFVVEDHILHATQGLVTRAFTDELWNMALSKIIAVLRTHSSYCEDPDLVLELKNLIVIFADTLQGFGFSVNRLFDLLFEVRDQYNETLLKKWALVFREIFELDNYSPIPVETEDEYKLVVSRFPFHDAEIEKQDFPKKLPMSQSVPQIYMQVKEFIYASLKFSESLHRSSTEIDDMLRKSTNLLLTRTLSSCLQNLIKKPHIGLTELVQIIINTTHLEQACRYLEEFITNITNVSPETVHTTRLYGLSTFKDARHAAEGEIYTKLNQKIDEFIQLADYEWSMAESDGRASGYLMDLINFLRSTFQVFTHLPNNNNDHASMSGKVAQTACMSACKHLSTSLMQMLLDTELKQISMGAIQQFNLDVIQCELFASSEPVPGFQGDTLQLAFIDLRQLLDLFMVWDWSTYLADYGQPTSKYLRVNPATALTLLEKMKDTSKKNNIFSQFRKNDRDKQKLIETVVKQLRSLVNGMSS from the exons ATGGCGGAGAATGAAACCATGGAGTGCATAACGGAGCACGAGCGGATTCTACAGGAAATTGAGAGCACGGATACGGCTTGCGTTGGCCCCACGCTTCG ATCAATCTACGATGACCAGCCAAATGCCCACATGCGCTTCATGGAAAAGCTGGACGCCAGGATAAGGAATCATGACCGTGAGATTGAGAAGATGTGCAATTTCCACCACCAAGGTTTTGTGGATGCCATCACAGAGCTTCTCAAAGTTCGCACTGACGCAGAGAAACTTATG GGCCAAGTGACGGATACTAATCGAAGACTACAAGAAGCTGGGAGGGAG GTGACAGCTCAAACTGGGGAGGTGATTCGCTGTCGCAGCCAGCAGAGGAACATGGCCACAACTGTGGAGAAACTCCAGCTCTGCATACCAG TCCTCCAAATGTACAGCAAACTAAAGGAGCAACTGGAGTCCAAAAG ATACTACGCTGCACTTAAAACCATGGAACAACTGGAGAAGATCTACATCCCTCG CGTAAGCCAATATAGATTCTGTCAGATCATGGCTGAAAACTTGCCCAGACTGCGGGAGGAGATAAAGGAGATCTCCATGTCTGACCTAAAAGATTTCCTGGAGAGCATAAGGAAACACTCAGACAAAGTTGGAGAGACTGCCATGAGACAG GCCCAACAACACAGAACCTTTAACAGTGCAGTAGCAAAGCAGGCCAGTGTGGGCCACTACACTAAGCCATTGTACTCACTCAGTTGGCAAACACACGCGCGCAACATCCTCATGAcggatgatgacgacgatgcTGATGAGGAG ATTCTTACAGCTCAGGATCTTGTGGACTTCTCACCTGTTTACAGGTGTTTGCACATTTATGCTGTACTG GGAGACCGAGAAACTTTTGAGAATTACTACAGGAAACAGAGGAAAAAGCAGGCCAGGCTAGTCCTGCAGCCACAGGCTAACATG CATGAAACAGTGGAGGGTTACAGAAGATACTTCAATCAGATTGTAGG attctttgttgtcgaggacCACATCCTCCATGCCACTCAAGGACTCGTGACCAGAGCTTTCACTGATGAACTGTGGAATATGGCCCTGTCCAAGATCATCGCTGTGCTCCGCACACACTCT TCATACTGTGAGGATCCGGACCTGGTCCTGGAGCTGAAGAACCTTATTGTCATCTTTGCAGACACACTACag GGTTTTGGTTTCTCTGTGAATCGACTGTTTGACCTGTTGTTTGAGGTACGGGACCAGTACAATGAAACTCTATTGAAGAAGTGGGCGCTGGTATTCAG GGAGATCTTCGAATTGGACAACTACAGTCCCATACCAGTGGAAACGGAGGACGAGTATAAACTGGTCGTCAGTCGCTTCCCGTTTCACGATGCAGAGATAGAGAAG CAGGACTTTCCTAAGAAGCTGCCGATGTCCCAGTCTGTGCCACAGATATATATGCAAGTAAAAGAGTTCATTTATGCCAGCCTCAAGTTCTCCGAGTCACTTCACCGCAG ttCAACGGAGATTGATGATATGTTGCGGAAATCAACTAACCTGCTGCTGACAAGAACACTCAGCAGTTGTCTGCAAAACCTCATCAAGAAGCCACATATAGGGCTGACTGAG TTGGTGCAGATCATCATCAACACCACCCACCTAGAGCAGGCCTGCAGGTATCTTGAGGAGTTTATAACAAACATCACCAACGTGTCCCCCGAAACCGTGCACACTACAAGACTCTATGGCTTGTCTACTTTCAAG GATGCCCGTCATGCTGCGGAAGGAGAAATCTACACCAAATTGAACCAGAAAATTGACGAGTTCATCCAGCTGGCAGACTACGAGTGGAGCATGGCTGAGTCTGACGGTCGGGCCTCAGGTTATCTCATGGACCTGATAAATTTCCTCCGATCCACATTCCAAGTCTTCACACACCTCCCG AATAACAACAATGACCATGCGTCGATGTCG GGTAAAGTGGCCCAGACAGCTTGTATGTCAGCCTGCAAGCATCTGTCCACATCATTGATGCAGATGTTGCTGGACACAGAACTGAAACAGATCAGCATGGGTGCCATTCAGCAGTTCAACTTAGATGTCATTCAGTGTGAAC TGTTTGCCAGCTCAGAGCCTGTCCCAGGTTTCCAAGGAGACACACTGCAGCTGGCTTTTATCGACTTAAGACAG CTCCTGGACCTGTTCATGGTGTGGGACTGGTCGACCTACCTCGCAGACTACGGTCAGCCGACCTCCAAGTACCTTCGAGTAAACCCGGCCACAGCCCTGACTTTACTTGAGAA GATGAAGGACACCAGTAAGAAGAACAATATCTTTTCTCAGTTCAGGAAGAACGACAGAGACAAACAGAAGCTGATAGAGACTGTGGTCAAACAGCTAAGGAGCCTGGTCAATGGCATGTCCTCCTAA
- the exoc6 gene encoding exocyst complex component 6 isoform X5, with translation MAENETMECITEHERILQEIESTDTACVGPTLRSIYDDQPNAHMRFMEKLDARIRNHDREIEKMCNFHHQGFVDAITELLKVRTDAEKLMGQVTDTNRRLQEAGREVTAQTGEVIRCRSQQRNMATTVEKLQLCIPVLQMYSKLKEQLESKRYYAALKTMEQLEKIYIPRVSQYRFCQIMAENLPRLREEIKEISMSDLKDFLESIRKHSDKVGETAMRQAQQHRTFNSAVAKQASVGHYTKPLYSLSWQTHARNILMTDDDDDADEEILTAQDLVDFSPVYRCLHIYAVLGDRETFENYYRKQRKKQARLVLQPQANMHETVEGYRRYFNQIVGFFVVEDHILHATQGLVTRAFTDELWNMALSKIIAVLRTHSSYCEDPDLVLELKNLIVIFADTLQGFGFSVNRLFDLLFEVRDQYNETLLKKWALVFREIFELDNYSPIPVETEDEYKLVVSRFPFHDAEIEKQDFPKKLPMSQSVPQIYMQVKEFIYASLKFSESLHRSSTEIDDMLRKSTNLLLTRTLSSCLQNLIKKPHIGLTELVQIIINTTHLEQACRYLEEFITNITNVSPETVHTTRLYGLSTFKDARHAAEGEIYTKLNQKIDEFIQLADYEWSMAESDGRASGYLMDLINFLRSTFQVFTHLPGKVAQTACMSACKHLSTSLMQMLLDTELKQISMGAIQQFNLDVIQCELFASSEPVPGFQGDTLQLAFIDLRQLLDLFMVWDWSTYLADYGQPTSKYLRVNPATALTLLEKMKDTSKKNNIFSQFRKNDRDKQKLIETVVKQLRSLVNGMSS, from the exons ATGGCGGAGAATGAAACCATGGAGTGCATAACGGAGCACGAGCGGATTCTACAGGAAATTGAGAGCACGGATACGGCTTGCGTTGGCCCCACGCTTCG ATCAATCTACGATGACCAGCCAAATGCCCACATGCGCTTCATGGAAAAGCTGGACGCCAGGATAAGGAATCATGACCGTGAGATTGAGAAGATGTGCAATTTCCACCACCAAGGTTTTGTGGATGCCATCACAGAGCTTCTCAAAGTTCGCACTGACGCAGAGAAACTTATG GGCCAAGTGACGGATACTAATCGAAGACTACAAGAAGCTGGGAGGGAG GTGACAGCTCAAACTGGGGAGGTGATTCGCTGTCGCAGCCAGCAGAGGAACATGGCCACAACTGTGGAGAAACTCCAGCTCTGCATACCAG TCCTCCAAATGTACAGCAAACTAAAGGAGCAACTGGAGTCCAAAAG ATACTACGCTGCACTTAAAACCATGGAACAACTGGAGAAGATCTACATCCCTCG CGTAAGCCAATATAGATTCTGTCAGATCATGGCTGAAAACTTGCCCAGACTGCGGGAGGAGATAAAGGAGATCTCCATGTCTGACCTAAAAGATTTCCTGGAGAGCATAAGGAAACACTCAGACAAAGTTGGAGAGACTGCCATGAGACAG GCCCAACAACACAGAACCTTTAACAGTGCAGTAGCAAAGCAGGCCAGTGTGGGCCACTACACTAAGCCATTGTACTCACTCAGTTGGCAAACACACGCGCGCAACATCCTCATGAcggatgatgacgacgatgcTGATGAGGAG ATTCTTACAGCTCAGGATCTTGTGGACTTCTCACCTGTTTACAGGTGTTTGCACATTTATGCTGTACTG GGAGACCGAGAAACTTTTGAGAATTACTACAGGAAACAGAGGAAAAAGCAGGCCAGGCTAGTCCTGCAGCCACAGGCTAACATG CATGAAACAGTGGAGGGTTACAGAAGATACTTCAATCAGATTGTAGG attctttgttgtcgaggacCACATCCTCCATGCCACTCAAGGACTCGTGACCAGAGCTTTCACTGATGAACTGTGGAATATGGCCCTGTCCAAGATCATCGCTGTGCTCCGCACACACTCT TCATACTGTGAGGATCCGGACCTGGTCCTGGAGCTGAAGAACCTTATTGTCATCTTTGCAGACACACTACag GGTTTTGGTTTCTCTGTGAATCGACTGTTTGACCTGTTGTTTGAGGTACGGGACCAGTACAATGAAACTCTATTGAAGAAGTGGGCGCTGGTATTCAG GGAGATCTTCGAATTGGACAACTACAGTCCCATACCAGTGGAAACGGAGGACGAGTATAAACTGGTCGTCAGTCGCTTCCCGTTTCACGATGCAGAGATAGAGAAG CAGGACTTTCCTAAGAAGCTGCCGATGTCCCAGTCTGTGCCACAGATATATATGCAAGTAAAAGAGTTCATTTATGCCAGCCTCAAGTTCTCCGAGTCACTTCACCGCAG ttCAACGGAGATTGATGATATGTTGCGGAAATCAACTAACCTGCTGCTGACAAGAACACTCAGCAGTTGTCTGCAAAACCTCATCAAGAAGCCACATATAGGGCTGACTGAG TTGGTGCAGATCATCATCAACACCACCCACCTAGAGCAGGCCTGCAGGTATCTTGAGGAGTTTATAACAAACATCACCAACGTGTCCCCCGAAACCGTGCACACTACAAGACTCTATGGCTTGTCTACTTTCAAG GATGCCCGTCATGCTGCGGAAGGAGAAATCTACACCAAATTGAACCAGAAAATTGACGAGTTCATCCAGCTGGCAGACTACGAGTGGAGCATGGCTGAGTCTGACGGTCGGGCCTCAGGTTATCTCATGGACCTGATAAATTTCCTCCGATCCACATTCCAAGTCTTCACACACCTCCCG GGTAAAGTGGCCCAGACAGCTTGTATGTCAGCCTGCAAGCATCTGTCCACATCATTGATGCAGATGTTGCTGGACACAGAACTGAAACAGATCAGCATGGGTGCCATTCAGCAGTTCAACTTAGATGTCATTCAGTGTGAAC TGTTTGCCAGCTCAGAGCCTGTCCCAGGTTTCCAAGGAGACACACTGCAGCTGGCTTTTATCGACTTAAGACAG CTCCTGGACCTGTTCATGGTGTGGGACTGGTCGACCTACCTCGCAGACTACGGTCAGCCGACCTCCAAGTACCTTCGAGTAAACCCGGCCACAGCCCTGACTTTACTTGAGAA GATGAAGGACACCAGTAAGAAGAACAATATCTTTTCTCAGTTCAGGAAGAACGACAGAGACAAACAGAAGCTGATAGAGACTGTGGTCAAACAGCTAAGGAGCCTGGTCAATGGCATGTCCTCCTAA
- the exoc6 gene encoding exocyst complex component 6 isoform X2, with translation MHSQRVHGTPHQRGVDNEEGEKVFGNILAELESVDLPLGTTLRSIYDDQPNAHMRFMEKLDARIRNHDREIEKMCNFHHQGFVDAITELLKVRTDAEKLMGQVTDTNRRLQEAGREVTAQTGEVIRCRSQQRNMATTVEKLQLCIPVLQMYSKLKEQLESKRYYAALKTMEQLEKIYIPRVSQYRFCQIMAENLPRLREEIKEISMSDLKDFLESIRKHSDKVGETAMRQAQQHRTFNSAVAKQASVGHYTKPLYSLSWQTHARNILMTDDDDDADEEILTAQDLVDFSPVYRCLHIYAVLGDRETFENYYRKQRKKQARLVLQPQANMHETVEGYRRYFNQIVGFFVVEDHILHATQGLVTRAFTDELWNMALSKIIAVLRTHSSYCEDPDLVLELKNLIVIFADTLQGFGFSVNRLFDLLFEVRDQYNETLLKKWALVFREIFELDNYSPIPVETEDEYKLVVSRFPFHDAEIEKQDFPKKLPMSQSVPQIYMQVKEFIYASLKFSESLHRSSTEIDDMLRKSTNLLLTRTLSSCLQNLIKKPHIGLTELVQIIINTTHLEQACRYLEEFITNITNVSPETVHTTRLYGLSTFKDARHAAEGEIYTKLNQKIDEFIQLADYEWSMAESDGRASGYLMDLINFLRSTFQVFTHLPGKVAQTACMSACKHLSTSLMQMLLDTELKQISMGAIQQFNLDVIQCELFASSEPVPGFQGDTLQLAFIDLRQLLDLFMVWDWSTYLADYGQPTSKYLRVNPATALTLLEKMKDTSKKNNIFSQFRKNDRDKQKLIETVVKQLRSLVNGMSS, from the exons ATCAATCTACGATGACCAGCCAAATGCCCACATGCGCTTCATGGAAAAGCTGGACGCCAGGATAAGGAATCATGACCGTGAGATTGAGAAGATGTGCAATTTCCACCACCAAGGTTTTGTGGATGCCATCACAGAGCTTCTCAAAGTTCGCACTGACGCAGAGAAACTTATG GGCCAAGTGACGGATACTAATCGAAGACTACAAGAAGCTGGGAGGGAG GTGACAGCTCAAACTGGGGAGGTGATTCGCTGTCGCAGCCAGCAGAGGAACATGGCCACAACTGTGGAGAAACTCCAGCTCTGCATACCAG TCCTCCAAATGTACAGCAAACTAAAGGAGCAACTGGAGTCCAAAAG ATACTACGCTGCACTTAAAACCATGGAACAACTGGAGAAGATCTACATCCCTCG CGTAAGCCAATATAGATTCTGTCAGATCATGGCTGAAAACTTGCCCAGACTGCGGGAGGAGATAAAGGAGATCTCCATGTCTGACCTAAAAGATTTCCTGGAGAGCATAAGGAAACACTCAGACAAAGTTGGAGAGACTGCCATGAGACAG GCCCAACAACACAGAACCTTTAACAGTGCAGTAGCAAAGCAGGCCAGTGTGGGCCACTACACTAAGCCATTGTACTCACTCAGTTGGCAAACACACGCGCGCAACATCCTCATGAcggatgatgacgacgatgcTGATGAGGAG ATTCTTACAGCTCAGGATCTTGTGGACTTCTCACCTGTTTACAGGTGTTTGCACATTTATGCTGTACTG GGAGACCGAGAAACTTTTGAGAATTACTACAGGAAACAGAGGAAAAAGCAGGCCAGGCTAGTCCTGCAGCCACAGGCTAACATG CATGAAACAGTGGAGGGTTACAGAAGATACTTCAATCAGATTGTAGG attctttgttgtcgaggacCACATCCTCCATGCCACTCAAGGACTCGTGACCAGAGCTTTCACTGATGAACTGTGGAATATGGCCCTGTCCAAGATCATCGCTGTGCTCCGCACACACTCT TCATACTGTGAGGATCCGGACCTGGTCCTGGAGCTGAAGAACCTTATTGTCATCTTTGCAGACACACTACag GGTTTTGGTTTCTCTGTGAATCGACTGTTTGACCTGTTGTTTGAGGTACGGGACCAGTACAATGAAACTCTATTGAAGAAGTGGGCGCTGGTATTCAG GGAGATCTTCGAATTGGACAACTACAGTCCCATACCAGTGGAAACGGAGGACGAGTATAAACTGGTCGTCAGTCGCTTCCCGTTTCACGATGCAGAGATAGAGAAG CAGGACTTTCCTAAGAAGCTGCCGATGTCCCAGTCTGTGCCACAGATATATATGCAAGTAAAAGAGTTCATTTATGCCAGCCTCAAGTTCTCCGAGTCACTTCACCGCAG ttCAACGGAGATTGATGATATGTTGCGGAAATCAACTAACCTGCTGCTGACAAGAACACTCAGCAGTTGTCTGCAAAACCTCATCAAGAAGCCACATATAGGGCTGACTGAG TTGGTGCAGATCATCATCAACACCACCCACCTAGAGCAGGCCTGCAGGTATCTTGAGGAGTTTATAACAAACATCACCAACGTGTCCCCCGAAACCGTGCACACTACAAGACTCTATGGCTTGTCTACTTTCAAG GATGCCCGTCATGCTGCGGAAGGAGAAATCTACACCAAATTGAACCAGAAAATTGACGAGTTCATCCAGCTGGCAGACTACGAGTGGAGCATGGCTGAGTCTGACGGTCGGGCCTCAGGTTATCTCATGGACCTGATAAATTTCCTCCGATCCACATTCCAAGTCTTCACACACCTCCCG GGTAAAGTGGCCCAGACAGCTTGTATGTCAGCCTGCAAGCATCTGTCCACATCATTGATGCAGATGTTGCTGGACACAGAACTGAAACAGATCAGCATGGGTGCCATTCAGCAGTTCAACTTAGATGTCATTCAGTGTGAAC TGTTTGCCAGCTCAGAGCCTGTCCCAGGTTTCCAAGGAGACACACTGCAGCTGGCTTTTATCGACTTAAGACAG CTCCTGGACCTGTTCATGGTGTGGGACTGGTCGACCTACCTCGCAGACTACGGTCAGCCGACCTCCAAGTACCTTCGAGTAAACCCGGCCACAGCCCTGACTTTACTTGAGAA GATGAAGGACACCAGTAAGAAGAACAATATCTTTTCTCAGTTCAGGAAGAACGACAGAGACAAACAGAAGCTGATAGAGACTGTGGTCAAACAGCTAAGGAGCCTGGTCAATGGCATGTCCTCCTAA
- the exoc6 gene encoding exocyst complex component 6 isoform X1, which produces MHSQRVHGTPHQRGVDNEEGEKVFGNILAELESVDLPLGTTLRSIYDDQPNAHMRFMEKLDARIRNHDREIEKMCNFHHQGFVDAITELLKVRTDAEKLMGQVTDTNRRLQEAGREVTAQTGEVIRCRSQQRNMATTVEKLQLCIPVLQMYSKLKEQLESKRYYAALKTMEQLEKIYIPRVSQYRFCQIMAENLPRLREEIKEISMSDLKDFLESIRKHSDKVGETAMRQAQQHRTFNSAVAKQASVGHYTKPLYSLSWQTHARNILMTDDDDDADEEILTAQDLVDFSPVYRCLHIYAVLGDRETFENYYRKQRKKQARLVLQPQANMHETVEGYRRYFNQIVGFFVVEDHILHATQGLVTRAFTDELWNMALSKIIAVLRTHSSYCEDPDLVLELKNLIVIFADTLQGFGFSVNRLFDLLFEVRDQYNETLLKKWALVFREIFELDNYSPIPVETEDEYKLVVSRFPFHDAEIEKQDFPKKLPMSQSVPQIYMQVKEFIYASLKFSESLHRSSTEIDDMLRKSTNLLLTRTLSSCLQNLIKKPHIGLTELVQIIINTTHLEQACRYLEEFITNITNVSPETVHTTRLYGLSTFKDARHAAEGEIYTKLNQKIDEFIQLADYEWSMAESDGRASGYLMDLINFLRSTFQVFTHLPNNNNDHASMSGKVAQTACMSACKHLSTSLMQMLLDTELKQISMGAIQQFNLDVIQCELFASSEPVPGFQGDTLQLAFIDLRQLLDLFMVWDWSTYLADYGQPTSKYLRVNPATALTLLEKMKDTSKKNNIFSQFRKNDRDKQKLIETVVKQLRSLVNGMSS; this is translated from the exons ATCAATCTACGATGACCAGCCAAATGCCCACATGCGCTTCATGGAAAAGCTGGACGCCAGGATAAGGAATCATGACCGTGAGATTGAGAAGATGTGCAATTTCCACCACCAAGGTTTTGTGGATGCCATCACAGAGCTTCTCAAAGTTCGCACTGACGCAGAGAAACTTATG GGCCAAGTGACGGATACTAATCGAAGACTACAAGAAGCTGGGAGGGAG GTGACAGCTCAAACTGGGGAGGTGATTCGCTGTCGCAGCCAGCAGAGGAACATGGCCACAACTGTGGAGAAACTCCAGCTCTGCATACCAG TCCTCCAAATGTACAGCAAACTAAAGGAGCAACTGGAGTCCAAAAG ATACTACGCTGCACTTAAAACCATGGAACAACTGGAGAAGATCTACATCCCTCG CGTAAGCCAATATAGATTCTGTCAGATCATGGCTGAAAACTTGCCCAGACTGCGGGAGGAGATAAAGGAGATCTCCATGTCTGACCTAAAAGATTTCCTGGAGAGCATAAGGAAACACTCAGACAAAGTTGGAGAGACTGCCATGAGACAG GCCCAACAACACAGAACCTTTAACAGTGCAGTAGCAAAGCAGGCCAGTGTGGGCCACTACACTAAGCCATTGTACTCACTCAGTTGGCAAACACACGCGCGCAACATCCTCATGAcggatgatgacgacgatgcTGATGAGGAG ATTCTTACAGCTCAGGATCTTGTGGACTTCTCACCTGTTTACAGGTGTTTGCACATTTATGCTGTACTG GGAGACCGAGAAACTTTTGAGAATTACTACAGGAAACAGAGGAAAAAGCAGGCCAGGCTAGTCCTGCAGCCACAGGCTAACATG CATGAAACAGTGGAGGGTTACAGAAGATACTTCAATCAGATTGTAGG attctttgttgtcgaggacCACATCCTCCATGCCACTCAAGGACTCGTGACCAGAGCTTTCACTGATGAACTGTGGAATATGGCCCTGTCCAAGATCATCGCTGTGCTCCGCACACACTCT TCATACTGTGAGGATCCGGACCTGGTCCTGGAGCTGAAGAACCTTATTGTCATCTTTGCAGACACACTACag GGTTTTGGTTTCTCTGTGAATCGACTGTTTGACCTGTTGTTTGAGGTACGGGACCAGTACAATGAAACTCTATTGAAGAAGTGGGCGCTGGTATTCAG GGAGATCTTCGAATTGGACAACTACAGTCCCATACCAGTGGAAACGGAGGACGAGTATAAACTGGTCGTCAGTCGCTTCCCGTTTCACGATGCAGAGATAGAGAAG CAGGACTTTCCTAAGAAGCTGCCGATGTCCCAGTCTGTGCCACAGATATATATGCAAGTAAAAGAGTTCATTTATGCCAGCCTCAAGTTCTCCGAGTCACTTCACCGCAG ttCAACGGAGATTGATGATATGTTGCGGAAATCAACTAACCTGCTGCTGACAAGAACACTCAGCAGTTGTCTGCAAAACCTCATCAAGAAGCCACATATAGGGCTGACTGAG TTGGTGCAGATCATCATCAACACCACCCACCTAGAGCAGGCCTGCAGGTATCTTGAGGAGTTTATAACAAACATCACCAACGTGTCCCCCGAAACCGTGCACACTACAAGACTCTATGGCTTGTCTACTTTCAAG GATGCCCGTCATGCTGCGGAAGGAGAAATCTACACCAAATTGAACCAGAAAATTGACGAGTTCATCCAGCTGGCAGACTACGAGTGGAGCATGGCTGAGTCTGACGGTCGGGCCTCAGGTTATCTCATGGACCTGATAAATTTCCTCCGATCCACATTCCAAGTCTTCACACACCTCCCG AATAACAACAATGACCATGCGTCGATGTCG GGTAAAGTGGCCCAGACAGCTTGTATGTCAGCCTGCAAGCATCTGTCCACATCATTGATGCAGATGTTGCTGGACACAGAACTGAAACAGATCAGCATGGGTGCCATTCAGCAGTTCAACTTAGATGTCATTCAGTGTGAAC TGTTTGCCAGCTCAGAGCCTGTCCCAGGTTTCCAAGGAGACACACTGCAGCTGGCTTTTATCGACTTAAGACAG CTCCTGGACCTGTTCATGGTGTGGGACTGGTCGACCTACCTCGCAGACTACGGTCAGCCGACCTCCAAGTACCTTCGAGTAAACCCGGCCACAGCCCTGACTTTACTTGAGAA GATGAAGGACACCAGTAAGAAGAACAATATCTTTTCTCAGTTCAGGAAGAACGACAGAGACAAACAGAAGCTGATAGAGACTGTGGTCAAACAGCTAAGGAGCCTGGTCAATGGCATGTCCTCCTAA